The Lineus longissimus chromosome 2, tnLinLong1.2, whole genome shotgun sequence genome window below encodes:
- the LOC135482450 gene encoding cytosolic iron-sulfur assembly component 2A-like isoform X1 encodes MKSLAIFMVGKNDIIRCIKDPEKPENLEELEVVSEEMVKVEQFLEDTLLITVRFTPTVPHCSLATLIGLCMRVKLERDLPHKHKLDIYITKGTHSTEDDINKQINDKERIAAAMENPNLRDMVNTCIADDG; translated from the exons atgAAATCGCTGGCGATATTTATGGTAGGAAAAAATG ACATTATTCGGTGCATCAAGGATCCTGAGAAGCCAGAGAATTTAGAAGAACTAGAGGTGGTTAGTGAAGAGATGGTTAAAGTTGAACAATTCCTGGAAGATACTCTCTTAATAACAGTGAGATTCACTCCAACTGTTCCCCATTGTTCCCTAGCAACTCTAATTG gtttATGCATGAGGGTGAAACTTGAACGAGATCTTCCTCATAAGCACAAG tTGGACATTTATATCACTAAAGGGACCCACAGCACTGAGGATGATA tTAACAAGCAAATTAACGACAaggaaagaattgctgctgccATGGAGAATCCCAACTTGCGGGACATGGTGAACACATGCATTGCGGATGATGGCTGA
- the LOC135482450 gene encoding cytosolic iron-sulfur assembly component 2A-like isoform X2, translating to MDEIAGDIYDIIRCIKDPEKPENLEELEVVSEEMVKVEQFLEDTLLITVRFTPTVPHCSLATLIGLCMRVKLERDLPHKHKLDIYITKGTHSTEDDINKQINDKERIAAAMENPNLRDMVNTCIADDG from the exons atggatgAAATCGCTGGCGATATTTATG ACATTATTCGGTGCATCAAGGATCCTGAGAAGCCAGAGAATTTAGAAGAACTAGAGGTGGTTAGTGAAGAGATGGTTAAAGTTGAACAATTCCTGGAAGATACTCTCTTAATAACAGTGAGATTCACTCCAACTGTTCCCCATTGTTCCCTAGCAACTCTAATTG gtttATGCATGAGGGTGAAACTTGAACGAGATCTTCCTCATAAGCACAAG tTGGACATTTATATCACTAAAGGGACCCACAGCACTGAGGATGATA tTAACAAGCAAATTAACGACAaggaaagaattgctgctgccATGGAGAATCCCAACTTGCGGGACATGGTGAACACATGCATTGCGGATGATGGCTGA